Part of the Sandaracinaceae bacterium genome, GGGGCTGGTGGTGACGCGAGGCCTGAGCGTGCTGGTGGCCAGCGCGCAGGTGGAGCCCGGCACGACGGCCGCGTACCTGCTGCCCTTGCTGGGTGTCGTCGGCGGCCTGATCGAGGGGCTCCTGCTGGGGGTCGCCCAGGGGCTCGTGCTGCAGCGCGATGGCCACACGCGCGTTGTTGCTTACGCAGGGGCCACGACGCTCGGCATGGGCATCGCGTGGGTTCTGGTCATGCTGCTCGAGGCCCTCGAGCCCTCCGTCCAGACGTCACCGGGCCTCAATCTCCTCGTCGCGATCCTCGCCGGTGCAGGGCTCGGGACGATCCTCGGGGCGCTTCAGCGTCGGGTGCTGACGCCCTACCCTCCGCAGTTCGTGCTGCACAGCGCGCTGGGCTGGTGCGCGGGGCTGGTGGCGACGCTCTTCGTCGAGCAGTTCGTTCCCACCGCGGCCTCTCACGGCTTCAGCTTCGCGGCCAGCGCGGGCGGCGGCGCCTTGACGGGGGGCATCGTCGGGCTGGTCGTCGGCGGTGCATTTCCTCGCCACGGTGCGTACGGTACCTAGGGCTGCTACGGTCGGCCGCGATGAGCAAGTCGATCGGAATCGGTCTCGTGGGCTGCGGTGTCGTGGGCACTGGGCTCCTCCAGGTGTTGAGGGACAACGCGGCGGCCATCGAGGGCCGCTTGGGCATGCCCCTCGAGGTGCGTCGCATCGCGGTCCGCGACACCTCGGCCGTGCGCAGCGACTTGGTGGCCCGCGATCGACTGACGACCGATCCCCTCGAGGTGGTGAACGACCCCACCGTCCAGGTAGTCGTCGAGGTCATGGGTGGCGTCGAGAAGGCCTACGAGGTCGTGCACACCGCCATCCTCGCGGGCAAGCACGTGGTCACGGCGAACAAGGCGCTGTTGGCCGAGCGCGGCGCCGAGATCTGGAACCTCGCCGAAGAGAAGGGCGTGGACGTCTACTACGAGGCGGCCGTCGCCGGCGGCATCCCCGTCATCCGCGTCCTGCGCGAGGCGCTCGCGTCGGAGCGCATCCTCGCCATCCGCGGCATCGTGAACGGGACCAGCAACTACATCCTGTCGCGCATGACCTCGGAGTCGCTGTCGTTCGCCGACGCGCTGGCCGAGGCGCAAGCGGCGGGATACGCGGAGGCCGATCCGACGCTCGACGTCGGCGGCGGCGACGCGTGCCACAAGATCGCGATCCTCGCGACCCTCGCCTTCGGTCAGCGTGTGGCGGCCGATCAGGTCCCGACCGAGGGCATCGACCGTGTGACCACGACCGACATCGCCTTCGCGCAGCGCCTCGGCTTCATCATCAAGCCGCTGGCGGTCGCACGTGTGGCCGGCGACGCACTGGATCTGCGTGTGCACCCTGCCCTGGTGCCCGTCGAGGCGACGCTGGCCACTGTACACGGCGCGCTCAACGCCGTGGCCATCGAAGGGGCGCTGCTGGGCCCCATCCTGCTCAGCGGCCCAGGCGCGGGCGCTGGGCCCACCGCGACCAGTGTCGCGGGAGACCTGCTGGACGTGGCACGCAACATCGGCTGCTGCACGCACGCGCGCGTGCCCGCCCGGGGCTTCCGCCAGGTGGCCCTCTCGGACGCGCAGCTACGTGACATCGGCGAGCACCGCGGCCGCTTCTACCTGCGCCTGACGGTGGAGGACCGCCCTGGCGTTCTCGGCGCCATCACCAGCGCGTTGGGCGCGAACGACGTGTCCATCGAGCAGATGTTCCAAGAGGGTCGTGGGCGACGCAGCAAGGACACGGACAACACGCCCGTGTCGGTCGTGCTGCTGACGCACCGTGCCACCGAGCGCAACGTGCGCGCCGCCCTCGAGGTGATCGAGGGGCACGAGGCGGTGGTCGCGCCCTCGCAGCTCATCCGCATCGAGGAGTGAGCTACGGGGGTGACCCCGGCTCCCGCGCCTTGCCTGCGAACCTTCGTATGGCGCCAGGATCTTGCGGCGATCCTGATCTGCGCTCTAGGGCCAGAGTTGGCGGCGTCAGGGGAGTCGCGTGGCGCGGTAGTGGGTCGTGGGTGTGTGGGCCTCGCCGCAGCTGGTGGGGCGCAGCGCCGCGGAGCGCGTCTCTTGCTGGACGCGCATGCGCACGTCCCCCGCCGAGGTGCGCAGCATGACGACCGACCCGTCGTCCTCGACCCGCTGCGACGCGCCCGGCAGGAGCGCGTCGAGGGCGCGCAGATCGTCGTCGATGCGGAGTTGGACGCTGGCCGCCTGCAACCACGCCGGGTCCAGCGTGCGACCGCGAAGACGAGTGGGCAGGTGGATGTGCCCAGCGGCCTGCGCCGCGACGAAGGCGCCAGCTTCTTCGGGCCGGACACGTCCGTAGCAGTGCCCATCGGGCAGGCTGAGCACCACGGGGGCGAAGCGGTGCCCGCCCAGGTGGCTCGCCTGCCACACCCGTGGAACCTCGTCGTCACAGCCGCCCGCGGCGGCCGTCAGCGCGTCGAACACGGGATTCCCGAGCAGCGCACAACACACGTCGCGGCGCCCGTGCGTGCAGACCAGCGTGAGGGGTGCCGTCAGCGCTTCGGCGCCTGGGTGCGTTCCCGTCCGCAGGAAGCTGTCGAGGTCGACCCGCACCAGATCGTCGAGCCGGTCGAGCAGCAGGCGCGCACAGCCCTCGCCCACCCGGCACAGGTACAAAGCGAGCGGCCCCAGTGTGCGCCGCGGCGCACGGATGAATTGGAGGCGCAGGCCCGCGTGCTGCGAGTCTGCGGCCCGGAGCCACGCGCGCACGTCCTCCGGCAGCTCACTCGCGAGGATCTTGGACGCCCATGCTCCACGCACCTCGAGCAACAGGAACGCGCTGGCCTCGGGCGCCGTGCCCAGGAGGGGCTCCTGCTGGGTGGCGCTCACGAGCGAGCAGCGCTGCTCCGCCGCGACCAGGGGGCGGAGCGCCTCGCTCACTGGTCCGCGGGGATGGGCAGCGGGCGCGACATCTCGTCGGCGGCCGCGTCCGTGCGGCCCTGACGCCCCGCCGCGATCTTGCCGTTCCAGGCAGCGTACTGCTCGGCATAGTGCGCCTGCAGGCGCTGCACCTGGCCCTGGAGCGCGGTCCACTGGGCGCGCTCCTCAGCCGTGTCTGCCGCAGCCAGCGCCGCGCCAATCTTCTCCGCGGCGAAGCGCATGCGCCCGGCCGCTTCGTAGAAGTTGTCGCGTTTCGCGAACCCCGCCGCCTGGTTGATCCAGACGACGACGGTCTGCGTGTCGAGTGAGTCGGAGTGAGTGGCCATAGTGTTCCCGAGACCCGGTGTGATACCAGAGCCGCGCGCCAGAGTCAGCCCTTGAGGGCCTCGGCGCCGCCGATGATCTCCATCAGCTCGGTGGTGATGGCCGCCTGACGGGCGCGGTTGTACTGCAGGGTGAGCCGGTCGATCATGTCCGACGCGTTGTTCGTGGCCGAGTCCATGGCCGTCATGCGCGCGCCGTGCTCGGAGGCGACGGACTCGAGCAGGCCGCGGAAGACCTCGACCTCCACGTACATGGGCAGCAGCCGGTCCAGCAGCTCGGGCTTGCTGGGCTCGTAGATGAAGTCGCCCACGCTCTCGGCGTCGGTGTCCATCGGCACGATGGGCAGCAGGCTCTCGACGCGCACCTCCTGCGAGATGGCGCTCTTGAACTCGTTGTAGACGAGGTAGCAGGCGTCCAGGTTCTCGCTGGTGTACTCGCTGATGATGAAGCGACCGATCTCGCCGGCCTTGTCCACCGAGAGGTTCTCGAACACCCCCGTGAACTCGTGGCGGATGTCCGCGTTGCGCCGGCGCAGGTAGTCGCGGCCCTTGCGGCCGATGACCGCGAAGCAGACGTTGACGCCAGCCGCCTCCAGCTCGCGCCAGCGGCGCTCGGTGGCCTTCGTGACACTCGAGTTGAACGCGCCCGCGAGACCGCGATCGCTGGTGACGACCACCAGCATGACGTTCTTCTCTTCACGCCGCTGGAGCAGCGGGTGCAGCTTCTCGGGCTCGTCGTCCGTGGTGCGCGCCGCGACCGAGCTGAGGACCTCGTAGGTCTTCACGGCGTACGGGCGCAGCTCCTGGATGGCCTGCTGCGCCTTGCGGAGCCTCGCAGCGGCGACCAGCTTCATCGCACGCGTGATCTTCTGCGTGCTCTTGACGGTGCCGATCCGCTTGCGAATCTCTTTCAGGTTCGCCATGAGGGCCTACTTCTTTCCGGGCTCGAACGTGGCAGCGAACGACTCGAGAGCGCCTTCCAGCTCCTTCTCGAGGTCGCCGTCGATCTTGCCCTTGCTGTTGATGGTGTCGATGATCGACTTCTTCTCGGCCTTCAGCCACGAGATGAACTCGGACTCGAAGCGCTTGATGGCCGCGACCGGCAGCTTGTCGAGGTAGCCGTGGGTACCCGCGAAGATGGCCACGACCTGCTCGGCCACGGGGACCGGCTGGTACTGACCCTGCTTGAGCAGCTCGGTCAGGCGCTCACCGCGCGCCAGCTGCTGCTGGGTGGCGGCGTCGAGGTCGGACGCGAACTGCGCGAAGGCCTGCATCGCGCGGAACTGCGCGAGCTCGAGGCGCAGCGTACCGGCGACCTGCTTCATGGCCTTGATCTGGGCGTTACCACCGACGCGCGACACCGAGATACCAACGTTGATGGCGGGGCGCACACCGGAGTTGAAGAGGTCGGACTCGAGGAAGATCTGACCGTCCGTGATGGAGATGACGTTCGTCGGGATGTAGGCCGACACGTCACCACCCTGCGTCTCGATGATGGGGAGCGCCGTGAGCGACCCACCCGAGTCCGGGAGCTTCTTGGCGACCTTGTCTCCGCCCGCTTCCTTCGCGGCCTTCTCGGCCTCGTGCTTGGCCTCGCCGCCCATGAAGACCTCGCCCTTGCGGGTGGGCTCTTCGTCCTTGCCACACACGGTCCACTCCTCGGCCATCTTGGCGGCGCGCTCGAGCAGGCGGCTGTGGACGTAGAAGACGTCACCCGGGTAGGCCTCGCGGCCGGGCGGGCGGCGGAGGAGCAGCGACAGCTCGCGGTAGGCGACGGCCTGCTTGGAGAGGTCGTCGTAGATGCAGAGGGCGTGCATGCCGTTGTCGCGGAAGTACTCGCCCATGGTCACACCGGTGTACGGCGCGATGAACTGGAGCGGGGCCGCCTCGGAGGCGCCGGCCACGACGACGATGGTGTACTCGAGGGCGCCATGCGCGCGGAGCTTCTCGACCACGTTCGACACGGTCGACTGCTTCTGACCGATCGCCACGTAGACGCAGAACATGTTCTGCCCCTTCTGGTTGATGATCGCGTCGATGGCGACGGCGGTCTTACCCGTCTGGCGGTCGCCGATGATCAGCTCGCGCTGACCGCGGCCGACGGGCACCATGGCGTCGATGGCCTTGATGCCGGTCTGCATGGGCTCGGTCACCGGCTGACGGCCGATGATGCCGGGCGCCTTCAGCTCGATGCGGCGCGTCTCCTTGGCCTCGATGGGGCCCTTGCCGTCGATGGGCTGGCCGAGCGAGTTCACGACGCGGCCGACCAGCTCCTTGCCGACGGGCACCTCGACGATGCGGCCGGTGCGCTTGACCGTGTCGCCCTCGCGGACGTTGCGCGAGTTGCCGAGGATGGCGACACCAACGTTGTCCGCCTCCAGGTTGAGCACCATGCCCATCAGCGCGCCGGGGAACTCGACGAGCTCGCCAGCCATCGCGCTCTCGAGGCCGTGGATGCGCGCGATGCCGTCACCGACGGTGAGCACCGTGCCGGTCTCCACGACGTCGACCGCCTTGTCGTAGTTGGCGATCTGCTGCTTGATGATGTTCGAGATTTCTTCCGCGCGAAGCTGCATTGGGGGCTCCCTAGGGTGAGCGACCGGGGCGCTCCGACGAGTGATCGGGAAGGCGCGACCGGGGTAGACGTTGGGCTGGGGTTAGTGAGCGAGGAGCTGCTCTTTGAGCTCGGTGAGACGATTGCGCACGCTGCCGTCGAAGACCTTGTCGCCGACCCGCGTGATGACGCCGGCGATGATCGAGGGGTCCTGCTTGCGAACCACGACGACCTTCTTGCCGGTGACCTTCTCGAGCACCTTCTGGAGCTCGACGTAGTAGGGCTCGGGCATGGCCGAGGCCGTGGTGACCTCCGCCTCGACCTGGCCCGTGGCGCCCTGCGCCAACAAGCTGAACGTGGCGGCGAGCTCGGGCACGAGCGACATGCGACCGCGATCGGCCAGTAGCTTGAGCGTGTTCTTCAGGACGGGCGGCGCGGCGACCCGCATGGCCAACTGGTCCAGCACCTTCAGGCGCGACTCGCTGGTGACCGAGGGGTTCTCGAACAGGTCGCGCAGGCTGCCGTTGGCGCTCCACGCTTCGGCGAAGGCCGAAAGGGCCTTGTGCACGGTGGGGGTCTGCGTGGCCTCTTCGGCCAGCTCGAGCAGCGCCTTGGCGTAGCGGCGGCTGATGGTTGCGTTGCTCACGCCTGCTTCTCCTGGGCGGCGCTCTCGGCGGCCACCTCGGCCAGTCGGGTCAGGTAGCCGTCGGCCAGCCGCGTCTGGTCGGCCGCGGTGGACTTCTCGCGCAACACCGCCTCGGCGGCGCTCAGGGCGGACT contains:
- a CDS encoding homoserine dehydrogenase — encoded protein: MSKSIGIGLVGCGVVGTGLLQVLRDNAAAIEGRLGMPLEVRRIAVRDTSAVRSDLVARDRLTTDPLEVVNDPTVQVVVEVMGGVEKAYEVVHTAILAGKHVVTANKALLAERGAEIWNLAEEKGVDVYYEAAVAGGIPVIRVLREALASERILAIRGIVNGTSNYILSRMTSESLSFADALAEAQAAGYAEADPTLDVGGGDACHKIAILATLAFGQRVAADQVPTEGIDRVTTTDIAFAQRLGFIIKPLAVARVAGDALDLRVHPALVPVEATLATVHGALNAVAIEGALLGPILLSGPGAGAGPTATSVAGDLLDVARNIGCCTHARVPARGFRQVALSDAQLRDIGEHRGRFYLRLTVEDRPGVLGAITSALGANDVSIEQMFQEGRGRRSKDTDNTPVSVVLLTHRATERNVRAALEVIEGHEAVVAPSQLIRIEE
- the atpG gene encoding ATP synthase F1 subunit gamma, yielding MANLKEIRKRIGTVKSTQKITRAMKLVAAARLRKAQQAIQELRPYAVKTYEVLSSVAARTTDDEPEKLHPLLQRREEKNVMLVVVTSDRGLAGAFNSSVTKATERRWRELEAAGVNVCFAVIGRKGRDYLRRRNADIRHEFTGVFENLSVDKAGEIGRFIISEYTSENLDACYLVYNEFKSAISQEVRVESLLPIVPMDTDAESVGDFIYEPSKPELLDRLLPMYVEVEVFRGLLESVASEHGARMTAMDSATNNASDMIDRLTLQYNRARQAAITTELMEIIGGAEALKG
- a CDS encoding F0F1 ATP synthase subunit alpha; this translates as MQLRAEEISNIIKQQIANYDKAVDVVETGTVLTVGDGIARIHGLESAMAGELVEFPGALMGMVLNLEADNVGVAILGNSRNVREGDTVKRTGRIVEVPVGKELVGRVVNSLGQPIDGKGPIEAKETRRIELKAPGIIGRQPVTEPMQTGIKAIDAMVPVGRGQRELIIGDRQTGKTAVAIDAIINQKGQNMFCVYVAIGQKQSTVSNVVEKLRAHGALEYTIVVVAGASEAAPLQFIAPYTGVTMGEYFRDNGMHALCIYDDLSKQAVAYRELSLLLRRPPGREAYPGDVFYVHSRLLERAAKMAEEWTVCGKDEEPTRKGEVFMGGEAKHEAEKAAKEAGGDKVAKKLPDSGGSLTALPIIETQGGDVSAYIPTNVISITDGQIFLESDLFNSGVRPAINVGISVSRVGGNAQIKAMKQVAGTLRLELAQFRAMQAFAQFASDLDAATQQQLARGERLTELLKQGQYQPVPVAEQVVAIFAGTHGYLDKLPVAAIKRFESEFISWLKAEKKSIIDTINSKGKIDGDLEKELEGALESFAATFEPGKK
- a CDS encoding F0F1 ATP synthase subunit delta, with product MSNATISRRYAKALLELAEEATQTPTVHKALSAFAEAWSANGSLRDLFENPSVTSESRLKVLDQLAMRVAAPPVLKNTLKLLADRGRMSLVPELAATFSLLAQGATGQVEAEVTTASAMPEPYYVELQKVLEKVTGKKVVVVRKQDPSIIAGVITRVGDKVFDGSVRNRLTELKEQLLAH